Proteins encoded in a region of the Frondihabitans sp. 762G35 genome:
- a CDS encoding GntR family transcriptional regulator — MIDVIERGSAVPIYQQLEGILRARIASGEWAPSQRIPSENELYRMYGLSRMTVRGVLNKLTADGLLTRVPGKGTYVAPEKLSALSPAYRGIREQLEVLGHAITTRLISLDEIPAPKVVRESLGLAGSETVFALTRLRSVDGQPLSVHRSFVPARLAPTLAELDVVGEQLCVVLEDTFALAMHDVAETLEAVSAGRTDAELLEVAPGQPVLQLTDVISDRAGLAFEYSTIVFRGDRMRLRFDYSRD, encoded by the coding sequence GTGATCGACGTCATCGAGCGGGGCTCCGCCGTCCCCATCTATCAGCAGCTGGAGGGCATCCTGCGCGCCCGCATCGCCAGCGGCGAATGGGCTCCGAGCCAGCGGATCCCCTCGGAGAACGAGCTCTACCGGATGTACGGGCTCAGCCGGATGACGGTGCGCGGCGTCCTCAACAAGCTGACGGCCGACGGGCTGCTCACCCGCGTCCCCGGCAAGGGCACCTACGTCGCCCCCGAGAAGCTGAGCGCTCTGTCACCGGCCTACCGGGGCATCCGCGAGCAGCTCGAGGTGCTCGGCCACGCCATCACCACCCGGCTGATCTCCCTCGACGAGATCCCCGCGCCGAAGGTCGTCCGGGAGAGCCTCGGGCTCGCAGGATCCGAGACGGTCTTCGCCCTCACCCGCCTCCGGTCGGTCGACGGCCAGCCGCTCAGCGTGCACCGCTCCTTCGTGCCCGCGCGCCTCGCGCCGACCCTCGCGGAGCTCGACGTGGTGGGGGAGCAGCTCTGCGTCGTCCTGGAGGACACCTTCGCCCTCGCCATGCACGACGTCGCCGAGACCCTCGAGGCGGTCTCGGCCGGCCGGACGGACGCCGAGCTCCTGGAGGTGGCGCCCGGGCAGCCCGTGCTCCAGCTGACCGACGTGATTTCTGACCGCGCCGGACTCGCGTTCGAGTACTCGACGATCGTGTTCCGCGGCGACCGGATGCGGCTGCGGTTCGACTACAGCCGCGACTGA
- a CDS encoding DUF3072 domain-containing protein has protein sequence MLGSPVAEGETAEKDPSEWVTGDEPATGPQKSYLDTLAREAGEEIPADITKAEASEHIDRLQQKTGRGA, from the coding sequence ATGCTGGGTTCCCCGGTCGCCGAGGGCGAGACCGCCGAGAAAGACCCCTCCGAGTGGGTCACGGGCGACGAGCCCGCCACCGGCCCGCAGAAGAGCTACCTCGACACGCTCGCGCGCGAGGCCGGCGAGGAGATCCCCGCCGACATCACCAAGGCCGAGGCCAGCGAGCACATCGACCGTCTGCAGCAGAAGACCGGTCGCGGCGCGTAG